A window from Bos indicus isolate NIAB-ARS_2022 breed Sahiwal x Tharparkar chromosome 1, NIAB-ARS_B.indTharparkar_mat_pri_1.0, whole genome shotgun sequence encodes these proteins:
- the RTP2 gene encoding receptor-transporting protein 2 → MCTSLTTCEWKKVFYEKMEVAKPADSWELIIDPNLKPNELAPGWKQYLEQHASGRFHCTWCWHTWQSANVVILYHMYLDRAQRAGSVRMRVFKQLCYECGTARLDESSMLEENIENLVDNLITSLREQCYDEDGGQYRIHVASRPDSGPHRSEFCEACQEGIVHWKPSEKLLEEEVTFSGASKSRAQEGSGYNFFSLRWCLFWASLCLLIVYLQFSFRRSTFL, encoded by the exons ATGTGCACCAGCCTGACCACTTGTGAATGGAAGAAAGTCTTCTATGAGAAGATGGAGGTGGCCAAACCAGCTGACAGCTGGGAGCTCATCATAGACCCCAACCTCAAGCCCAACGAGCTGGCTCCTGGCTGGAAGCAGTACCTGGAGCAGCATGCCTCAGGCAG GTTCCACTGCACCTGGTGCTGGCACACCTGGCAGTCAGCCAACGTGGTTATCCTCTACCACATGTACCTGGACCGCGCCCAGCGGGCGGGCTCGGTGCGCATGCGCGTCTTCAAGCAGCTGTGCTATGAGTGCGGCACGGCGCGGCTGGACGAGTCGAGCATGCTGGAGGAGAACATCGAGAACCTGGTGGACAACCTCATCACCAGCCTGCGCGAGCAGTGCTACGACGAGGACGGCGGCCAGTACCGCATCCACGTGGCCAGCCGCCCGGATAGCGGGCCGCACCGCAGCGAGTTCTGCGAGGCCTGCCAGGAGGGCATTGTGCACTGGAAGCCCAGCGAGAAGCTGCTAGAGGAGGAGGTGACCTTCTCCGGTGCCTCCAAGTCAAGGGCCCAGGAGGGATCCGGCTACAACTTCTTCTCCCTTCGCTGGTGCCTCTTCTGGGCCTCCCTCTGTCTGCTCATTGTCTATCTGCAGTTCTCCTTCCGAAGGTCGACCTTCCTTTAG
- the SST gene encoding somatostatin produces the protein MLSCRLQCALAALSIVLALGGVTGAPSDPRLRQFLQKSLAAAAGKQELAKYFLAELLSEPNQTENDALEPEDLSQAAEQDEMRLELQRSANSNPAMAPRERKAGCKNFFWKTFTSC, from the exons atGCTGTCCTGCCGCCTCCAGTGCGCGCTGGCCGCGCTCTCCATCGTCCTGGCTCTTGGCGGTGTCACCGGCGCGCCCTCGGATCCCCGGCTCCGTCAGTTTCTGCAGAaatccctggctgctgctgctggcaagCAG GAACTGGCCAAGTACTTCTTGGCAGAGCTGCTGTCTGAACCCAACCAGACAGAGAATGATGCCCTGGAGCCTGAAGATTTGTCCCAGGCTGCTGAGCAGGATGAAATGAGGCTGGAGCTGCAGAGATCTGCTAACTCAAACCCGGCCATGGCACCCCGAGAACGCAAAGCTGGCTGCAAGAATTTCTTCTGGAAGACTTTCACATCCTGTTAA